The DNA region CCCCGTACCTCTtcgccccctccaccgcaaaCTTCCCCTGCTGCCTCGCAATAAACCCCTGCAGCAACCCCCCGTAAACCAAGCCCGCAACAACACTCTCGACACTGTCCACATCCGGCTTCTTATTCCCAAAAATCAACCCCTCGGACGGCATCAAGTACTTCGGCCCCCCCGGCGGAGGGACAAGTTCCCCAAATCCGGCCCGAGTATACCCCTCGAGCAATCTCTGCACATACGTCGCCGTAGTCACCACATCCTCAAAAGCCAACGAAGCAGCCTTattaccccccccccccttcccccccaccgcatcatccatcatccccgaCCTCAACAGAAAcgtcttcctcgtcagcGACCTCCAAAGCAAGGGCTTGAGACGATACAGAAAAACCAGatacaaccccctctcccacaaccactccctcttcccctccaacgCCGCCCGAAACGCCACAAAATTCCCCGACCTCACCGCCCGGCATATCGGGAGGaaaacctccccaaacccagccGCGTCCGgccgggagaggaggttcaCAGACGGGAACCGGCCGCAGAGCATGTTGGAGGGGATCCACCAAGTGAGAATCTGGCGCCGGTGTTTGAGAAAGGAGGTGTGGCACTGCCTGTAGGCCTCCTCGAGGCACATGTGCGCGCGAAAGTAGTGCGCGTTGTCAAAGTTGAAGCGGCCGAGGTAGTAGAGGAAGGTTACCCTCTGCGAGGCCGGGTACAAGGCCAGGGCTGGGCCagaggtggagaggttggtgaacATTTGGACGGCGAGGTGAGATTTTTCGCACTGAATATAAAAAAGGTCAGGAGCTACggtggaaaaaaaaaacattaggggggaagagggagctTACGGCAAAGAGGAGTTTAAGAGTTAGATTCGCAAAGAGATAAACCGCCACCTTTTTCCCCTTCGGCGGTGCCCATCTCGTGCTGGAGCGGTCACCCAGACAAGACGTGAAAAACTTTTGGATAATATCTGCCGCCATCTCAACAACCGACTTGCTCTCCCCGTCACCCGTCTCATCCCCTTCTATCAACGCTAGAACCTCCGGCTGTCTAGTCAGGCTCATAACCAGCTTCGACAGGGATTCCGACAAGGCCATGCTCGTCGGAAGGAGCATAACACCATAGGTCGGATTAGCAAGCGCGTTGGCGCATGATCTGTTGTCATTTTCCATCAgtttcctcttcttgaaacccccaaaaaaaggaaagggTTACCTACATTAACAGCTCACTGAGCCTAGTGTAAACATTGACAACATCATCAAAGTTCACATCGCGCCAGTACTCGAGGTAGTCCTTGATGAAGGAATTAAACCCCGGCCACGGcgaccccttcccctctgGCACGTTATCTTCCTCTGGAAGACAATTGTCGACGAATTTCTCGAGGGCGTCGCTCCCGTTGTCTGGATAGTTTGATCTGATCTCGTGCGCCAGGTTGTAGTATATATCCGGGACATCGTTCTCGACCTGCAGCCAGTCTTTGAGGCCGGCGCCGTCTGCCTCGAGGGCAAAGCCGCGAATCTTGGTCAGGAATTGGATTGCGAGACTCATGAtgggcgatgaggaggtgagTTAGTAAGTGAGTGAAAGTGCTTTTGGGTGGCACTCAAGGCGCGACTTGGCGGTTCATTGCTGCGTAGGCCACATCAATGTTGAAAAGTGGAGAATATTACAAGGTTGCGTGatgggtgttggtggtttgggacAACAATAGCAATGAATATGGCTGAGTAGATTCTAAGCCAGGGCGGTGGGAATTAAACAAGTGAATCAGATCCACTCAGTTGAAAGACAATGCAGGCCACGGCTGTCTGTGgccaaccctaaccctgctATATACACTTTTCCACGCCAACCATTCCCGTGTGATTCATCACATGCCGTTGGATCAATCGTTTCATGACAGCATTATCATCATACTCATACAGACTCGATTCTCTGCACAACCATCGCTGTCGCGGCACCTCCGCCGTTGCAGATAGCCGCAACACCGTACTCACCGGGCTTCAGCTGGTGAAGCAAGGTGGTGAGAATGCGCGAACCTGAGCTGCCCAGCGCATGGCCCAGCGAAATCGCTCCACCAACAGGGTTCACCCTCgcaccctccaaccccagaaTCTACCTGGCTGTTAGTGGAACGCACGAACTCGTGGGGATGGTTTAACAACGGGCTTCCTTACCTTCTCGTTAGCCTTGATCACGGCGGCGAACGCCTCGTTGAACTCCCACACAGCCACCTGGTCCTTGGTGATGCCAGCCCTTTCCAGAGCAATGGGAAC from Podospora pseudopauciseta strain CBS 411.78 chromosome 6, whole genome shotgun sequence includes:
- a CDS encoding hypothetical protein (EggNog:ENOG503NZE0; COG:D), whose protein sequence is MSLAIQFLTKIRGFALEADGAGLKDWLQVENDVPDIYYNLAHEIRSNYPDNGSDALEKFVDNCLPEEDNVPEGKGSPWPGFNSFIKDYLEYWRDVNFDDVVNVYTRLSELLISCANALANPTYGVMLLPTSMALSESLSKLVMSLTRQPEVLALIEGDETGDGESKSVVEMAADIIQKFFTSCLGDRSSTRWAPPKGKKVAVYLFANLTLKLLFACEKSHLAVQMFTNLSTSGPALALYPASQRVTFLYYLGRFNFDNAHYFRAHMCLEEAYRQCHTSFLKHRRQILTWWIPSNMLCGRFPSVNLLSRPDAAGFGEVFLPICRAVRSGNFVAFRAALEGKREWLWERGLYLVFLYRLKPLLWRSLTRKTFLLRSGMMDDAVGGKGGGGNKAASLAFEDVVTTATYVQRLLEGYTRAGFGELVPPPGGPKYLMPSEGLIFGNKKPDVDSVESVVAGLVYGGLLQGFIARQQGKFAVEGAKRYGGNAVRAGWPGVYEALGQRFRESWEEGLEAADRGEGEVVGEFGECPGWVRDSS